The sequence below is a genomic window from Streptosporangium lutulentum.
GAAGTGCCCCGCGTCGGGGACACCGACTTCACCGTCGACCGGCTCATCGCCCGCGGCAACGACGAACTCGCCAATGGCCTGGGCAACCTCGTCAACCGAGTCGTCGCCATGGTCCACCGTTACCGCGACGGGCACGTCCCCGCAGCCGGGAGCGAGACCGGAACGGAGACGGAAGCCGGAACCGCGACTGGAACCGGGATCGGGGCGGAGACAGAGCCCGGGACCGAGGTGAAGACCGGAATCGGGATCGAGGCCGACGCGCCCGGGTCGGAAGGCCTTCAGGTCGCCTGCCGTCAGGCACCCGGTCTCATCCACGCGGCCCTGACCGACTTCGAATTCCGCAGGGCCACCGCGGCGGTCTGGGCCATCGTGGACGAGGCCAACCGTTACATCAACCACATCCGGCCCTGGGAACTGGCCAAGGCCGAACGGGACGGTGATTTCGGCGCCACGGCCCAGCTCGACGCCGTCCTCGTCCTACTCATCCGGGCATGCAGGGTGCTGGGCGATCAGCTGACGCCCTTCCTGCCCGACACCGCCACCCGCATCGCCCAGCAGTGCGCGGTCCGGGACGGCGAACTTCCCGACCCTCGTCCGCTCTTCCGGAGGATTACCGTCCCGGAGCCCGGATCCACGCCCCCGCCGCAACACGACGACATTGAATCCAACAGGTGACCTTCCGCCTACTACGTGTCCTGGTCCGGTCACTTCAGGTGACTCTCCATTGTGGACGATAGGAGTATGACTCAATATCCTCATGAGTATGACTAAGCGGATCACGATCTCCCTGCCGGACGATCTCGCCGACGAAGCGCAGGAGTCCGGCAATGCCTCGGGCTATATCGCCGAGGCTCTGCGGGAGCAGCGCCGCATCAAGGACGGCATGGCGGCTCTGGAGCAACTGTGGGGCCCGGACTGGCAGGAGGGCATCACCGACGCGGACAGGGAGCGCGCGAACCGCCTGTTCGGCTCCTCCCGGGATGTCGCATGACATCAGAGGCCGAAGGACTGACCGGTCATGTCCTCGATCTTGACGCGATTTACCACCTGCTCGACGCGAGGAGTAATTACGGCCGTGAGATCGTCCGCCAGTCGGTGCTGCGCAACACCACGCTTCTTCTTCCGGCGGTAGCCGCGCAGTGCGTGGCCGGCTTCCGGCCCCACCAGGCCGAGGCACTGTTCTCGGTGCCGGTGGTGACGATCGGGGGTCTATCGGCCGCCGAGGTGACGAACGCTGCCCGGTTCGGCCCGAAGATGGCGGCGAACCTGGAGCAGTACACGCCAGGCCTGGCGATGAAGTCCGAGATTGTGACGATCCTCGCCGCCGCCCATGCCATGCTCCTGGCCGAAGCGCGCGGAGGATGGCGGATCATCACCTCTGTGCCACACCTGTATGACGACATCTCCGATGTCCGGCTGGAGATCCTGCCCTGAGCCTTTTTCTTTCGCCAGGCGGTTGAGAAGCGCCGCCCGGGACGCGGCAGGGCGGTGGCGCGACGCCGTTCGGCATGGATCCGGAGGGGATCGCCGCGTGCGTGGCCATGCTGGAAGGCCAGGACACGGTACGGCTGCGCGGGATCCACGCGCATCTGGCCAGCGACCTCGACGCCGCGCGGTTGCTGGTGCTGGCGGAGGCCGTCCTGACCTATGCCTGAGGGCTGGGCGTCACCGAGATCAACCTCGGCGGGGGCATGGCCGTGTCCTACGCCGACCCTGACGACCGGTTCGACTGGCGCTCGTACGGTGAGGGCCTGGCGAGGTTGCGCCGCCCCGGCGAGGTGCTGCGCATCGAGCCGGGACGTTCGCTGACGGTCTACTGCGGGCGGTACGTGACGCAGGTGATCGACGTGAAGTGCATGCACGGCGAGCTGTTCGCGGTGGTCGCCGGAGGCACCCACCACCTCCGGACCCCCGCCACGAAGGGGCACGACCAGCCACTGGTCATGGGGCCTCCGGGCGAGCCGGTCACGAACGGGCGGACGGTCCGTCCGGGATCAGGAGAGCACCGCCAGGGGATTGGCCACCAGTACATATCCGGCCGAACGGTCGGCCGAGCGCGCCCACCGGACCGACAGGTTGGCCTTGGCGGGCAGCGGCACCCCGGCGAGCAGGTCGGACAGCGGACGCGGCCATTGTCTGGACTCCGCGTATCCGGCCAGCACCTCCCCGGCCACCGCCCACAGCTCCCGCGTCGGCTCCGGCCCCGCGAGAGAGGCCGCGATCTCGGCGAGGTGGTTGACCATCAGGCAGTAGACCACCCGGTTCCAGCCGGCGGCGGGGTCGTAGGTGAGCGCCTCGGCGACCCGGTCCGGCAGCCCGGACAGATCGTGGCGGCCGGCGACGAGTTTGGTGCCCTCCATGTCGCGGAAGACGGCGCCCACGGGCAGCCCTGACGCGTCCACGCCGATCAGGACGTTCTGCAGGTGGGGCTCCAGCACCACCCCGTGGCGGAGGTAGGCGTCGAGCACCGGCAGCGCGACGTGCTCGACATAGGCCCGCCACCAGCGCACCGGCTCGGCCGGAGGCTCGGCGGCGACGGCCAGCGCACCGCTCAGCAGGGGGGTCACGCCCGGACGGCAGACCGACCACGGGCTGGCACGGATGATCACACTCAGCCCCTCCAGGAGCCGGGTTCCCAGGTCGGCGGAGCGGTAGCCGGGTTCGGGGAGCCAGCGGGTGCCGGGGAACCGGGTGGCCAGATCCTCGAACACCGGCCCGAGGCGCCGGGTCAGCTCGACCGCGCCCGCCAGTTCGTACCAGGAGTTCTTCCGGACGCAGTTGGTGATCCGCACGTCCAGGCTGAACTTCAGGCACCGGTCGATCCGCGGCTCGTAGACCGTCCTGACCGAGGAGGTGGGGATCGCCATCCGGTCGCCGTCGCCCAGATCGACCAGCCGCCCGTCGGCCAGCGGTTCGGCCAGCTCCGCCGCGAGCAGGCTGAGCTGCCACGGATGCGCGGGGAGCAGCGAGTAGCCGCGGGGCGCCCGGCCGAGAGCGTCGAGCGGGCCGGTGTCTCCCGCCTGAGCCAGCACGTCTTCCCGCACCCCGAGCAGTCGCAGCGGGAAGCCGGCGTGCGCCTCGGGGGCGTAGCGCAGCCAGTCCGCGCCGCCGCGCGCCTTCGGGCTGGGATGGAACGGGTGCCCGAAGACCAGCTCCTGCTCGGAGGCCAGCCACGGATCGGCCGGAGGGCGGGTGTCCCGCCGGACCGCCAGCAACGTCGCCATGACGTCCCTGCTCGCGGCCACCTGCGCCGCGAACTCGTCGTTGCCCTCGTCGAGCCCGGCCTCGCCGAACCTGGCCCCGGTGAGTTCGCCCCCGCCGGATCCCGTTCTCGCGCGCCCGCTCCCGCCGTACCAGGGCTCCCCGTACCCGGGCGCGGCGGGTACGGCCCCGCCGAGCTCGCGTTCCACGAGCCGGACGAGCAGGTCGGCGGAGAGCGGCTGCCACACTCCGTGTTCCAGCCATTCGGCCGGTCCCTCGAAGCGCAGCGCGAGCCCGCCGTGCGTGCGGACCCGGAGCAGGGTGTCCGCGACGCGCAGCAGCACGTACGGCTCGGCGTGCCAGACCTGTCCGCGGGGCCCGGACACCTCCCTCACGCAGCAGCGCAACAGTGCCGCCAGTGACGCCTCCTCGGCGACGGCGGCGGGGGAGTCGAGCGCGAGGCTGGTCATGTCGTCCTCTGCAGGGTCACGGCCTGGACGGTCTGGGGCGGTTGGCGGAGGTAGTTGGGACCGCTGGTGCCGTAGAACTTGTTCACGTCGCGCGCACCGGTGCGCGCCTTGTCCACCAGGGTCCCCGCGGTGATCATCGATTTGCCGACGAGCCGGGCGGCGTCGAGGGTCCTGGCCCGCAGCAGCCTGGCCATCGGGTCCTCCCCGTACTCGTCCAGCGCTTCGGCGAGCGCGTCGCGGACCAGCCGGGCGGCCTGGGAGGGAGGCAGCGCGCCGAATGTCACCGCGGCCGCGGCCAGGTGCAGGGTGATGGTCACGAACACGTCGGCGAGGGCGTGCGGATCGTCGGTCAGCATCCGGCGGTCTGCGAAGTCCGGCACCGTGACACCCGCGTCCCTCAGCCGGTCCGGCGAGGTCAGCAGCCCGTCGTTGTCCTTGAGCAGCAGTTTGGCGGTACCGTCTCCGAACAGCAGCGAGAGGTTCTGCTGGTGGGCCTCCAGCGCCGTGCCGTACCGGACGAAGAGCCGCACGTTGAACCCGAACAGCAGCCGCAGGTACTCCCCGAGCAGCCGCGGCACGTCCCCGCCGTACCACCGCCCGGCGAGCTCCTCCACGACCAGCCCGCCGCCGGGCAGGGGGGCGAGCAGCGCGGCCACCGAGACGGTCTCGCCCGCGGGCTGGCGGCGCAGGAGCCAGCCCAAATATTCGTGTCCCGCGTGTCCGTAGGTCTGCTCGTCGGCGAGGATCACCCCCGGATCGGGCATCTCGCGCAGCAGCAGCTCGGCTCGTGCCCCGTCGGCGAGGGCGCCGGGCTTGATCGACCTCCGGTTGCGCCGCCCGAGCGTGCTGGTGGTCAGCGGCAGTTTCAGGTGCGTGCCGGGGGCGATCTCGACCGTGCGCATCGACAACGTGGGCCTGACCCGCACCCGCGGCCCGGGCCCCATGATCGCCCACGGGACCTCCTCGACCGCGGGGACCGTCAGCGGATGCACGGGGAACAGCGTGTGCGTCCCCGCCAGCCCCTCGTCCAGTCCGACCGCGGCGAACCCCGGGGCCTCGGGCATCTCCACCCCCGCCTGCCGCTCCCGGGGCACCGCGGCCCAGCGCAGCTCGAACGCGGGCGCGAACTCCGGCGCGTAGGCCGTCAGCTCGTCGTCGGAGAGCCCGATCCGGCACCGGGCCGTCGGGTACACCGGGTGATCGACGAAGGCGGCCAGCGTCTCGTACCGCAGGGTGCCGCCTCCCGAGCCCGCCGCCGGCCGCCGGCCGCCGGGCCTTCCCCCGCCGGGCCTTCCCCGGGGCCGGGGGACGGGGAGGACGTCGTCCAGCCGGGCGAGTACCTCCTCACGGTGGGCGTCGTGGAGGTCGAGGGCGCGTAGCGCCTCCCGGCACTCCTGGACGAAGTCCTCGACGCCGGGGGCGTCGGCCGGGGCTGAGACCTCCCGCAGCGTGTGCAGGACCTCCTCCAGGCGAAGCGTCTCCTCCGAGGCGACCACGAAGTCCTGGAACAGCGAGCCCGGCGTCAGCCGCACCCGCCGTCCACGGGGCAGGAGCAGCGCGACGCCGTCCTTGCTCCGGGTCACCCGCCCGGCCAGGCCGCCGTAGTCCTCACGCAGGAGCGCGTTCAGGACACGGGCCGCGAGGTACGGCTCCCGCCCGCTCATGACGCCTTTCCCGATCATGCGATCACCCATGGATTCTCGGCGTTGAAAGCGGTGAGGGCGGCGTCCACGCTTGCCCGGTCGGGTCCGATCGCGCGGACGATGCCCAGGTAATCCCGATTAGTGTTGCTCTGATCGATCCGGTCGCCCACGGCGCGCAACGGCCGGTGCCACAGCCGGATCCGGTCCCCGGCGGGGGGAACGACGGCCCCCGGGGCCTTCGCCACCGTCCCCGAGCAGTCGGCGATCAGGCTCAGCACGGTCCCGTGCCCTCCGCCCGGTCTCGTGTCCGCCGTTCCGGCGCCGTTCGCCCTCGCGCC
It includes:
- a CDS encoding IucA/IucC family protein gives rise to the protein MTSLALDSPAAVAEEASLAALLRCCVREVSGPRGQVWHAEPYVLLRVADTLLRVRTHGGLALRFEGPAEWLEHGVWQPLSADLLVRLVERELGGAVPAAPGYGEPWYGGSGRARTGSGGGELTGARFGEAGLDEGNDEFAAQVAASRDVMATLLAVRRDTRPPADPWLASEQELVFGHPFHPSPKARGGADWLRYAPEAHAGFPLRLLGVREDVLAQAGDTGPLDALGRAPRGYSLLPAHPWQLSLLAAELAEPLADGRLVDLGDGDRMAIPTSSVRTVYEPRIDRCLKFSLDVRITNCVRKNSWYELAGAVELTRRLGPVFEDLATRFPGTRWLPEPGYRSADLGTRLLEGLSVIIRASPWSVCRPGVTPLLSGALAVAAEPPAEPVRWWRAYVEHVALPVLDAYLRHGVVLEPHLQNVLIGVDASGLPVGAVFRDMEGTKLVAGRHDLSGLPDRVAEALTYDPAAGWNRVVYCLMVNHLAEIAASLAGPEPTRELWAVAGEVLAGYAESRQWPRPLSDLLAGVPLPAKANLSVRWARSADRSAGYVLVANPLAVLS
- a CDS encoding IucA/IucC family protein, translating into MIGKGVMSGREPYLAARVLNALLREDYGGLAGRVTRSKDGVALLLPRGRRVRLTPGSLFQDFVVASEETLRLEEVLHTLREVSAPADAPGVEDFVQECREALRALDLHDAHREEVLARLDDVLPVPRPRGRPGGGRPGGRRPAAGSGGGTLRYETLAAFVDHPVYPTARCRIGLSDDELTAYAPEFAPAFELRWAAVPRERQAGVEMPEAPGFAAVGLDEGLAGTHTLFPVHPLTVPAVEEVPWAIMGPGPRVRVRPTLSMRTVEIAPGTHLKLPLTTSTLGRRNRRSIKPGALADGARAELLLREMPDPGVILADEQTYGHAGHEYLGWLLRRQPAGETVSVAALLAPLPGGGLVVEELAGRWYGGDVPRLLGEYLRLLFGFNVRLFVRYGTALEAHQQNLSLLFGDGTAKLLLKDNDGLLTSPDRLRDAGVTVPDFADRRMLTDDPHALADVFVTITLHLAAAAVTFGALPPSQAARLVRDALAEALDEYGEDPMARLLRARTLDAARLVGKSMITAGTLVDKARTGARDVNKFYGTSGPNYLRQPPQTVQAVTLQRTT